DNA sequence from the Myxococcaceae bacterium JPH2 genome:
CTCGGACGAGCGACTGGAGTCGAGCGGCCACAACGCGGAGCACGTGCGCGTCATGCGCGCCATCCGGCCTCGCTCGTTCGTGGTCGTGCCCTTGATGGTGCGTGAGCGCACCATGGGCATCCTCACGTGCTTCACGACGCACTCGGGCCGGCACTACACGGAGATAGACCTGTCGTTCTTCCGAGAGCTGGCGAGCCGGGCCGCCCTCTCCATGGAGAACGCGCGCCTGTATCGCGAGGCCCAGGAAGCCATCCACCTGCGCGACGAGTTCCTCTCCATCGCGAGCCACGAGCTCAAGACGCCGCTCACGCCCTTGAGCCTCAAGCTGCAATCCCTCTCGCGAGAGCTGGGTCGCACCGCCGGGGTGCTGCCGCGCCCGCTGGTGGAGAGCTACGTGGAGGTGGGCTCGCGACAGGTGAAGAAGCTGTCGGAGCTGGTGAACACGCTGCTGGATGTCTCGCGCATCGCCTCGGGGCGACTGCGGCTGGACGCGGCGGAGGTGGACCTGGCCGCGCTGGTGCGCGAGCTGGTGGGACGGCACGAAGCCCAGGCGGTGCGCATGGGCTCGCCCCTGCAGCTCGAGGGCGCGGACGTGCCCATCCTCGGGTGGTGGGACCGGCTCCGGTTGGAGCAGGTGGTGATGAACCTGGTGGACAACGCCATCAAGTACGGCCAGGGACGGCCCATCCACCTGCGGCTCGCCGAGGGGCCCGAGCGCGCCCGGCTCACGGTGCGCGACGAGGGCATCGGCATCGCGCCCGAGCATCTGCCGCGCATCTTCGGCCGCTTCGAGCGCGCGGTGTCCGACCGGCACTATGGCGGCCTGGGGCTGGGGCTCTACATCACCCGCACGCTCGTGGAGGCCATGAGCGGCACGGTGCAGGTGGAGAGTCGCTTGGGCCGCGGCTCCATCTTCACCGTGGAGCTGCCCCGGGTTCATCACGCACGCGAGTCGTGAGCGCTTACGGCGCCGCGCCACACTTCGCCGCGCCCAGCGTGGGAGCGAAGTACGCGCCGTAGAGGTCCGGCGTGAGCGAGAAGTTGCACGTGTTCGTCGCGACCGGAGACACGTTGGGGTGCGCCTCCAGGTAGCGCGCGATGTAATCACGCACGCCATCGGCGGAGGTCCAGAGCACGCTGCCCTCGCGGAACATGTCGTAGCCGCCGCCACCGCCCGCGCGGTAGTTGTTGATGGCGATGCGGAACACCTGATCGTCGGTGACGTCTTTTCCGTGGAAGCGCAGGTGGGTGAGCCGGGAGCCTGTGGGCCGAGAGAGGTCGTAGCCGTACTCGATGCCCGAGTAGAGGTCCCAGTTGAAGTCCGGCACGGTGGGCGTGGTGGCCTTGGCGTCCTCGGGCTTCGCGGGCAGGTGGTTGCCATCCAGCGTGGCGAAGTAGCGGGCATTCACCTCCAGCGCGCGACGCAGGATGGAGCCATTGATCTCCATCACATACAGCGTGTTGTCGTAGATGTAGATGCTGTACGCGTCGCGCAGGGTGAGGTCACCGGCCGGCAGCGCGCCGTCATTGGTGAAGAGGGCCGCCAGGGACACGTCCACGTCATGGCCGGCCTGATGCGCGGCATCTTCCTGCACGAGGTTGATGAGGTCCGCGAGGGGGCTGTCGACGTATCGCCCGGCGAAGCCTCCGGGGAACGCGGCCGTGGTGTTGCCCACCTTCCGATTCACATACGCGAGGGTGGTGTCATGCGCCGCCTGGGAGAGCCGCTTCACGTCCGCGTCCTCCGCGACCGCCTCCACCGAGAGCAGCTTCGAGTCGTGGCTGTTGACGACCCAGTGGGCATCATTCCAGTTGAGCTTGAGCTGGACCTCGGCGAGATGGCTGCCCCAGCGATTGGGTTGGGTGAGGAGGACCTCGCGCCCGTCCTTGTTGTGCATCAGCATCTTCGGAATGGGCTGATGGGTGTGTCCGGTGAGGAGCACGTCCACGTCGGGCACATCCTGAGCAATCTGGACGGCCTCGTTCTCGCCCGGGAGGTTGCCTCGGTCGTTCCACTTCGTGGGGTCCGCGTAGTCCGCGAGCCACGAGTCCGCGACGCTGGCGCTCCCGGTGGGTTGCTTGTCCGGACCGCTGTGGATGGCCACCACGATGATGTCGGCGCCAGCGGCCTTCATCCGGGGCACATAGGTCTTCGCGGTCTTCAGCGGATCATCGAAGCGCAGGTCCGGAATGTTCTCCGCCCGCTCCCAGGTGGTGACGCCTGGCGTGACGAGGCCGAGGATGCCCACCGTCACGCCGCACACGTTCTGAAGGACATAGGGCGTGAAGGCCTCGGAGCCATCGGCGCTCTTGCGAACGTTGGCGCCGAGGAGGGGGAAGCGGACCTCGCCCTTGAACTTCCCGAGGACGCCGAGCCCGTAGTTGAACTCGTGATTGCCGAGCGCCATGGCGGCATAGCCCAGCTCGTTCATGGCGGTGGCCATGGGGTGCTGGGGCTTGTTGTCGACGAGGGCGTAATACGTGCCGAGCGGCGTGCCCTGGATGGTGTCACCGGTATCGACGAGCAGGGTGCAGTCGGGGTTCTTGGCGCGCTCTTGTTTGACGAGAGCGGCGACCTTGGCCAGGCCACGCTTCGCGTCGGCTTTCCCGGTGAAGTAGTCCCACGCGAAGATGTTGGAGTGCAGGTCGCTCGTCTGGAGGAGGGTGAGCGTCCGGGGCGAGAAATCGGCTGCTTGGGGGATGACGGTGACGGGCGGGGGGCCTTCCGAGTCATTGCACGCGGTGAGGAGGGGACAGACACCGACGAGACAGGAAATCGCGGCACGCACTGCGCGCGCCAGACGGGGGGAATGCATCATGAGACCTCCGAGGATGGTGACTCGGCACCCTACGTGTCCGTCGGGCAGTGTCTCGCCAACACTCGGCGACGCAAGGGTCCCGGTTCCGTCACATCCCCGAGTGTCCGATGTCTGGCTTCATCCCCACGTCCGAGCGTGTGCTTTCAATCGACAGCCAGAACCAACGCCCTCCCGAGTCGAGCGCGCCGCGAAGAAACTCGGCGAACGAGGCCGCGATCCTCGGACAGTATTCAGGGTCGGGAAACGCCTCGCGATATCCATCGCGAATGACATAGCGACCCGCCTCCCGCTGCCCCACGTCGAGCAGGAGTCAGTTGAGTGCGCCGGGCGCCCCAGGCAGGCACGATGAATCAATAAGCAGAGAGTCGAGGATGCGGCGTCCGAGGAAGCTGGGCGTGCGGCGCCCACGGGCCACTGGACCCCAGACATCGCCGGCAGGTCTCCAGCGGCGTCTCTCGCTCCAGATAGCCGAGCATCCGCGCGAGCAACTCCGGGCCGTCCAGTGACACCCCATCCACTTCCGACAACGCAGGCGACTCCGGGTGCTCACGCCGCACCACGGTCTCGACATGCGGAGGCCGCGTGCACAGGTAGAAGCGACCTTGGTGCACCAGATGGCACCGCGTCTTGAGCCAGCAGCGCGCGAAGACCTCGCGCGTCTCGGCGTCCGACGTCGAGGGGCTCTCGGGAGTCAGCTGCTGGAACGCGTCGATGCGCTTCACTGTGAGATAGACGCCGTGCTGTTCGCACCGCTCCGTGATGCGCGCGATGGAGCGCTCCGGTAACAGCCGCGACGAATAGACAGACAGCGTCATCCGGTCGAGCCGCTCGTACACCGCATCCGGCGCGCTCTGCGCGAGGAACCCATTCGTGGTGACGGAGAACTGCTCGCTGATGCCCGAGGCCCGAGCCACGTCGAGCAGCGCGGGAAGGTCCGGATGCAGGAACGGCTCCCCTCCCGTGAACTTGAACACCTGCGGCTTGAGGACTCGGGCCAGCGTCCGCAGGTCCTCACCGAGCCGCTCGGGCGACACGGTCCAGGCCGGCAAGTGGGGAGACAAGGGGCAGCACTGCACGCAGCGCAGGTTGCAGTGCGTGGCGGCATGCGCCTCCAGGGCCCAGGTGAGGATGCGACCGTCGTGGAGGTCGTAATGCACGGCCCCATCCTGCCAGGGTTGCCCCGAGCCTCGCGCGCCTGCACCATCTCCCCGTGTCGCATCCTCTCGGAGAAACGCGCGGGCCCCTCGCTCGACTGCCCTCGTGGCGAGCCACCGAAAGGGCCGAGCCCGGACTCGCCCCCACGTCCGTCGCGGCCCTCCTGCGTCACGACCTGTCCCCCACCGCGAGCCTGTTCCAAGGGATGCAATGCCTCCCGGTCCCACCGCCCGCCATCACGCGCGGCGTGGACACGCCACGCGATGAGGACACCCTGGCTGATGCGCTGCGCACGCTCGGGGAGCAAGCCATTCAAGCCCAGGTCGGCGCGGGCACACGTGATGTGAGCCTCAGCGGTGGAGTCGACAGCGCGGCGCTGTGCGCGATGGCCGCGCGCCACGCACCGGGGCGGATCCGCGCGTGGACCATGGACGTCCACTTCGCCGACACCACCGAGCGCGCCAACGCCCAGCTCATGGCGCGCGTGGCCGGAGTCGAACAGGTGGACGTGCCGATTCCGGATGCGTGCCTGCCCGATCTCTTCGAGCCGGCGGTGCGCGCCAACCCACGCGTCATCCTCAATGCCCGCGCCATCGCCAGCTTCGCGTTCTACGCGGAGGCGAAGCGACTCGGAGTCGGCCCGGTCATGCTCAGTGGCGCGGGCGCGGACGAAGTGATGCTCGGCAATCCCCGAGCACGCGCCAACGCCCGCGCGCAGGTGGATGAGGATCGAAAGCTCGCGGCCCGCGTACTCCGCCATCCCGCACCGGAGTTCGCCCTCGACTCCACGACCATGCCCTGGGACCTCGGGCCGTGGGAGGCGAACCGCTCCGACGAGGTCCGCCACGCCGCCTGGGTCTTGCGAGAGCTGGTCCTGCCTCCCGAGCTGTGCGGCGCCCGAGCCCATGGCCTCACGGTGCGCACACCGTACCTGGACGAAGCCTTCGCTCGCTTCACGCTCGCACTCCCCGCTTCGTTGCTGGTGCGAGGCGACCTGGGCAAGTGGCTCTTCCGGCACGCGGTGCGCACGCTCGTCCCCGACGAGGTCCGGCTCGCGCGCAAGACGCCGCGCTATGCCCAGACCGCCCTCTCCAGTCCCATGCGCCAGCGCTGGCTGGAGCTGTATCGCGAATGGCTCTCTCCCCACCGCCTGGAGCCGCTCCAGGTCATCGACCCCGTCGCGGTGCTCGCGCTCCTGGATGACTATGCGCGGCTCGCTCCCGAGGACACCCGTGCGGCGGCGGTGGATCGCCTGTTGATGCGGCTGGTGTCACTCGCCATGCTCCACGCTCACCCCGAGGCATGTCGCGCATGTCCCGAATCCTGATCGCCACCTCGCCCGAGAAAGGGCACGTCAACCCGATGGTCGGCGTGGCGCAGTGGCTGCGCCGCTTGGGCCACACCGTGGGCTGGCTGTGTCTGCCCGAGCCCGCGCCCCAGCTCGAACACCTCGGTGTCGAGCTGCTCCACCTCCCCACGGCGCGCCCCGCCGCGCCCGCCATCGAGACCGGTGGCGAGGCCCTGGCGAAGCTCGTTCAAGACGAGGCCGCGTTGGGCGCGTGGATCCGTGGGCTGCTGCTCGACGCGGTACCCGCGCTCATTCCTCCCGTGCGCGAGGTGGTGCGCGCCTTCCGTCCCGACGTGATGGCGCTGGATGGAATGCAGTACGCGGCCGTGCTCGCCGCGCACGCGGAAGGCATCCCCTGGGCGGGAGTGTCCTCCGCGCTGACGCTGCTGGAACCAGAGCTGGACCTGGCGCTCTTGCGCAACGTGCGAGCCCTGGCCGCAGACCGTCAGGCCCTGTTCGCCCGCTATGGCTTCGACGCGCGCTTCCGAACCTGTGAGTGCCTGTCACCGAGCCTCAACACCATCTTCGCGACAGAGGACTTCGTCGGCTCGGACGCGCGCGTTCCTCCCGCCACGCACCTCGTGGGCCCCTCGATTCCGCCCGAGGACCGAGGCGATGAAGTGGACTTCCCCTGGCACCGCATGGGCGACAAGCCCGTGGTGTATGCCTCGTTCGGCAGTCAGATTTCGTGGCAGCCCGAGCTGTTCCGTCTCATCGCGGAAGCCGCCGCACCGCTGGGCGTCACGCTGGTCCTCACGGCAGGAGCGCTGGCCGGCACGGACTTCCCCAGCACGCTGCCCGGTGACGTCGTGGCCGTTCCGTATGTGCCACAGCGCCAGCTCCTGCGGCGCACGTCCGTGTTCATCTCGCATGGCGGCGCCAACTCGGTGATGGAGGCGATGACGGCGGGCGTTCCGCTCCTCTTGCTGCCCGTCTGCAATGATCAGCCGGTGCAGGCGCACTTCCTCGAGCAGGCAGGAGCGGGGCGTGTACTCGCCCCCTCCCGAATGACCGTGCACGAGTGCCGAGCCGCGCTCACCCAGCTCATGGCTCCAGAGTCCTCCATCCGGCGCAAGGTGTCCGCCATCTCCAAGGTCTACGGCGCACGCGACGGAGCCCGAGAAGCCGCCGAGCGCATCGCGGGTCTGGTCGAGTGACAGAGCCACGGCCTTGGGTCGCGCGCCGGCATCACCCTCCGGGCGTCACGCCGCTGGAGGTGTGGAACCTGCCCGTGCTGGGACACGAGTTCTGGGAGCTGGCGGGAGCAGTCCGAGTGGACGCGACCCGCCGCGCGGGAGTCCCCGAGCCCACGCTCACCGCGAGACTCGTCGCCACGGTGCAGGCCGCGCTGGAACTCCTCGTCCACCAGCACGCACCGGACGCCGTCTATCTCAGCGGAGGGCTCGCATGTCTGGAGGGCTTCAACGCCGAGCTGGCCCGGGCCACGCAAGCACTCCCCTGCACCGTGCACGTCGCCGAGGCGCCTCGCTTCGCCCCCGTGCACGCAGGGCTCGCCGTGCTGGAATCACTCTCAGCCCGCGCACCACTGTCCGTGGACGTCGGGCAGACCAGCATCAAGTGCGCGAGCCCCCATGTCTCGTGGCTCGTCGAGCGCAGCCCCGCGACCCTGCCCTGGCTGTTCATCGGCATGCCTCGTCCGAAGGATGGGCACCACATCACCGCCGCCACGCGGTTCATCGCGGGCACGATGCGAACGTTCATCGAAACGAACGCCGAAGCGCCGGATGCCCTGTGCCTCGCCCTGCCCTGTCCGCTGGATGAAGCGCTGCTCCCAGGGGGTTGCACCTACGGCTGGGAGGGACACGCCTCACTCGTCTCGGACATCCTCACCCAGGCGAGCCTGCCCGCGAGCGGCGGCACGGTGTGGGTGCTCAACGACGCCGAGCTGGCCGCGGAGTCCGCGCGACGTGATGCGCGCGTGAAGGGCCGCAAGGTGTTGTGCCTCACGCTCGGCTTCGGCCCGGGCGGGGCCCTGCTCGAACGGACGTGACGAACCCTTCGGATGGGGAGGGCCCTGTCCGAACGGGTAGGTCCACGCCCTAGCCTGTCCGCCGATGTGGCGATTCCGCGAGGCCTTTACCTTCTGCCTCGAAAGGAATCTCCCATGTCCGCCGACTCCCTTGTCTCCCTCTCTCAATCCATTGCATCCGTCGTCGAGCGCATCGCGCCGAGCATCGTCCGCGTGGAGGCCCGCCGCCGTCGTGGCGCCACGGGCCTTGTCTTCGGCAACGACGGGCACATCCTCACCACCAGCCATGCCGTCGAGCACGAAGGCCACATCCAGCTCGGCCTCGCCGATGGAAGAACCGTCTCCGCCGAGCTGGTGGGCCGAGACCCGAGCACCGACCTCGCGCTCCTGAAGACCGAGACCTCGGGCCTCACGCCGCTCACGCCCGCGCCGCTCGATGACGTGAAGGTGGGGCACCTCGTCCTCGCCGTGGGACGTCCGGGTCGTACAGCGCGCGCCACGCTCGGCATCGTCAGCGCGTTCGGAGAAGGTTGGCGAACGCACGCTGGAGGGCGCGTGGACCACTACCTGGAAACCGACGCGGACCTTCCGCCCGGCTTCTCGGGTGGCGCGCTCGTGGATGCCCAAGGCCGCTTCCTCGGCCTGCTGACGGCGGCGTTCTCGCGCTCGGCGGCGGTGGTGATTCCGGGCAGCACGCTCACCCGCGTGGCGAATGGTCTCGTGGAGCACGGCGGCATTCGCCGCGGCTACCTCGGCGTGGGAGCCCATCCCGTGCGACTCCCGCAGACGCAGGGAGAGACCGGGCTCATCCTCCTATCGGTCGATCCAGATGGCCCCGCGCACCGCGCCGGTCTGCTGTTGGGCGATGTGCTGTTGAGCCTGGGCGGCCAGTCGCTGCACGGCGTGGAGGACCTGCTCGGCTACCTGGGCGACGAGAAGGTGGGCTCCACCGTGACGGCGAAGGTGCTGCGCGCGGGCGAGGCACGCGACGTGTCCATCACCATTGGCAAGCGCGCGTGAGGAAGGGAGCGCACCGATGAAGTTCCTGCAACAACTCTCCGATGACCTCGAGAGCCTGGTGGCGCGAGCCTCTCCCGCCGTCGTCGGCGTGGAGCACGCGCGAGGCCACGGCACGGGCCTCTTCCTCACGCCGGATGGCTACATCCTCACCAACCGCCACGTGGTGATGCGCAGCCCCCGAAAGCTCCGCGTCCAGCTCTCCACGGGCGAGGAGCGCGGGGCGTCGCTCGTGGGCGTGGACCTTCCCACCGACCTCGCGGTGGTGCGCGCGGAGGGCGATGCCTTCCCCACGTTGCCCCTGGCGGATCCCGAGAAGGTCCGCGTGGGTCAGCTCGTGGTGGCCATCGGCAATCCCTTCCGATTGGAGCAATCCGTGTCGCTCGGCATGGTGAGCGCCATCAACCGCTCCATCACCTTGCCCAACGACGTCATCCTGGAGGGCATGCTTCAGACCGACGCGGCCATCAACCCGGGCAACTCGGGCGGCCCGCTGCTGAACACGCAGGGCCAGGTGGTGGGGCTCAACACGCTGGTGCTCCCGGACGCGCAGGGCATCGGCTTCGCGGTGAGCGCGGCCACCGCCGCGTGGGTGGCCAGCTTGCTGATTCAGCGAGGCAAGGTGGAGCGGAAGTTCCTGGGCATCGCCGCCACGGCGGTCACCTTGGAGTCCGCGCTGGCCAAGGACATCGGCCAGTTGCGCGCGGTGCGCGTGCTTCAGGTCAAACCCGGCGCGCCAGCGGATGACGCGGGACTCCTCGCCGAGGACCTGCTCCTGAGCATCAACGGTCGGCCCGTGCAGAGCGTGGACGACCTCCAGCGCTTGATGGCGCTGTCCACGGACGACGCCGTCCAGCTCGACGTGCTCCGCAAGGGCCGCCGCAAGACGACGGCGGTGCGGGCGCATCCGCGCCTGGAGTCCGCCGCCGCGTAACGAGAGGGACCGCGGCTCCGGCACTCGACCGGAGCCGCGCGTCCTCACACGCGTGCTTCGTCCGCCGAGGGCCGCTCGTCCACGAAGACCTGATCCTCGAAGCACCACAGCCAGTCCTCGCCCGGCTCGAAGGACTGGACCACGGGGTGCTGCGTCGCGCGCCAGTGCTTCGTCGCGTGCTTGTTCTTGGACGAGTCGCAGCACCCCACGTGCCCGCACGACAGACAGCGCCGCAGGTGCACCCAGGTGTCGCCCATCTTGAGGCACTCCTCGCAGCCCTCGGTCCGCGGCTCCGGGTCACCTGCTTGCAGGATGTGCTCGCACATCTCGGCCATGGCCCACCTCCCTCGCGCCACCAACCCGCGCGCGACTACCGTGCACACGGCCCGAGGACACCCCATCCCCTCGGCGGCCAGCCCGGGGCCCCGCCGGCTCCTCGCTCCCAGCGGAATGGCCCGAGCGCCCGCCCGGTCGCCAGCGCGATGGCTGGCGCATGTCGCGCACGCATCCCACGCTGAGCGCATGTCGCGGTCATCCACCGAACAGCGCACCGTCGCGTATGCGAGCAGCCGAGGCCGAGGCGTCCTGCTCGCGAGCATCGTCGGCAGCGGCATGGCCTTCCTCGACTCGACGGCCGTCAACGTGGCCCTGCCCGCGTTGGGGCGCGACCTGGGCGCGGGGATGGCGGGCCTCCAGTGGGCCGTGGATGCGTACCTGCTGACACTCGGCTCGCTCGTCCTCACGGGCGGCGCACTGGGCGACGCGTGGGGCCAGCGCAAGGTCTTCATCCTCGGCCTCATCGCCTTCACGGCCATGTCCGTGCTGTGCGGCCTGGCGCCCAACGCCACGGTGCTCGCAATCGCCCGAGCCGCCCAGGGCATCGGCGCGGCGATGCTCGTCCCCACCAGCCTCGCCTTGCTGCGCACCGCGTTCCCCGCGGTGGACCGGCAGCGCGCCGTCTCCGCGTGGGCGGGCCTGTCTGGCGTCAGCACCGCCGTGGGTCCGCTGCTGGGCGGCTGGTTGGTGGACACGGCCTCCTGGCGCTTCGTGTTCTTCCTCAACCTGCCCGTGTCGCTCCTGGCGCTCTGGGCCGCGCTGCGCTTCGTGCCGGACATCGCCCCCGAGCGGGACGCGCGCACCCTGGACATCCGAGGCGCGGTGACGGCGGCGCTGGGCCTGGGCGGCATCATCTACGCGCTCATCGAGGGCCCCGCGCATGGCTGGACCCCGCTGTCCGTGAGCGCCGCGGTGGGCGGCGTCTTCCTCTTCGGCCTCTTCTTCTTCCTGGAGGCGCGCGAGCCGCATCCCATGCTGCCGCTGTCGCTGTTCCACTCCCGCACGTTCTCGGGCGCCAACCTCACGACGCTCGCGGTGTACTTCGCGCTGGGCGGCGCGCTGTTCCTCGTGGTCATCGCGTTGCAACAGCAGGCGGGTTACTCCGCGCTGGCGGCGGGCGCGTCCATGCTTCCGCTCACGCTGCTCATGATGCTGTTGTCACCGCCGGTGGGACGGCTGGCCGAGCGCATCGGCGCGCGTCCGCTCATGGTGGTGGGTCCGCTGCTGGCCGGCGCGGGGCTCGCGCTGCTCACGCGCATCCACCGAGGCGGGGACTACGTGACGACGGTGCTCCCGGGCGTCGTGGTGCTGGGCATGGGGCTGTCGCTCACGGTGGGACCGCTGACCGCGGTGGTCCTCGGCAGCGTGGAGGACCAGCACGCGGGCGTGGCCTCCGGGGTGAACAACGCGGTGGCGCGCATCGCGGGTCTGCTCGCGGTGGCGCTGTTGCCGATGCTTGGAGGCATCACGGGACAGTCCTCCGAGAACTTCCTGGGAGGGATGCGGCGCGCGCTGTGGATCTCCGCGGCCCTGTGCGCGCTGGGCGCCCTGTGCTCGCAGCTCATGCTGCCCAAGTCGACCGGGAAGGTAGAGCGCCCTCGCCCCAAGGAGAGCCGCGCCCCGGTTCGTCCGCCCCTGGGGCGCACGCCCGCGCCCTCCGGGGGTGGCCGCTCGTAACGCGCGCCCCCGCGACAACATGCCACGCAGGACATGGGGGCAAGCCTCGGTAGCCTTCCGCCGGAATGCCCACGCCCCTGCCGTTGTCCCGCCCGTGCTCATCCTGGAAGCACCTTCCGCCCCTGGGCCTCCTGCTGTCATTGCTGGCCTGTGGCGGCTCGGAGCCCACGGCTCCGGATCCAGGCCCCAATGAGCTGCCCTGCGACGTGAAGGAGGTGCTCGCGAGACGCTGCGCGCAGTGCCACGCCTCGCCGCCCTCGTCGGGCGCACCCGCCCCGCTCCTGTCGCGCGCGGATCTCCAGAAGGCCTCCGCGCTGTATCCGGGCACCACCTGGGGCGAGCGCAGCG
Encoded proteins:
- a CDS encoding radical SAM protein, whose protein sequence is MHYDLHDGRILTWALEAHAATHCNLRCVQCCPLSPHLPAWTVSPERLGEDLRTLARVLKPQVFKFTGGEPFLHPDLPALLDVARASGISEQFSVTTNGFLAQSAPDAVYERLDRMTLSVYSSRLLPERSIARITERCEQHGVYLTVKRIDAFQQLTPESPSTSDAETREVFARCWLKTRCHLVHQGRFYLCTRPPHVETVVRREHPESPALSEVDGVSLDGPELLARMLGYLERETPLETCRRCLGSSGPWAPHAQLPRTPHPRLSAY
- a CDS encoding serine protease, which encodes MSADSLVSLSQSIASVVERIAPSIVRVEARRRRGATGLVFGNDGHILTTSHAVEHEGHIQLGLADGRTVSAELVGRDPSTDLALLKTETSGLTPLTPAPLDDVKVGHLVLAVGRPGRTARATLGIVSAFGEGWRTHAGGRVDHYLETDADLPPGFSGGALVDAQGRFLGLLTAAFSRSAAVVIPGSTLTRVANGLVEHGGIRRGYLGVGAHPVRLPQTQGETGLILLSVDPDGPAHRAGLLLGDVLLSLGGQSLHGVEDLLGYLGDEKVGSTVTAKVLRAGEARDVSITIGKRA
- a CDS encoding trypsin-like peptidase domain-containing protein, producing MKFLQQLSDDLESLVARASPAVVGVEHARGHGTGLFLTPDGYILTNRHVVMRSPRKLRVQLSTGEERGASLVGVDLPTDLAVVRAEGDAFPTLPLADPEKVRVGQLVVAIGNPFRLEQSVSLGMVSAINRSITLPNDVILEGMLQTDAAINPGNSGGPLLNTQGQVVGLNTLVLPDAQGIGFAVSAATAAWVASLLIQRGKVERKFLGIAATAVTLESALAKDIGQLRAVRVLQVKPGAPADDAGLLAEDLLLSINGRPVQSVDDLQRLMALSTDDAVQLDVLRKGRRKTTAVRAHPRLESAAA
- a CDS encoding MFS transporter, with product MSRSSTEQRTVAYASSRGRGVLLASIVGSGMAFLDSTAVNVALPALGRDLGAGMAGLQWAVDAYLLTLGSLVLTGGALGDAWGQRKVFILGLIAFTAMSVLCGLAPNATVLAIARAAQGIGAAMLVPTSLALLRTAFPAVDRQRAVSAWAGLSGVSTAVGPLLGGWLVDTASWRFVFFLNLPVSLLALWAALRFVPDIAPERDARTLDIRGAVTAALGLGGIIYALIEGPAHGWTPLSVSAAVGGVFLFGLFFFLEAREPHPMLPLSLFHSRTFSGANLTTLAVYFALGGALFLVVIALQQQAGYSALAAGASMLPLTLLMMLLSPPVGRLAERIGARPLMVVGPLLAGAGLALLTRIHRGGDYVTTVLPGVVVLGMGLSLTVGPLTAVVLGSVEDQHAGVASGVNNAVARIAGLLAVALLPMLGGITGQSSENFLGGMRRALWISAALCALGALCSQLMLPKSTGKVERPRPKESRAPVRPPLGRTPAPSGGGRS
- a CDS encoding 5'-nucleotidase C-terminal domain-containing protein, giving the protein MHSPRLARAVRAAISCLVGVCPLLTACNDSEGPPPVTVIPQAADFSPRTLTLLQTSDLHSNIFAWDYFTGKADAKRGLAKVAALVKQERAKNPDCTLLVDTGDTIQGTPLGTYYALVDNKPQHPMATAMNELGYAAMALGNHEFNYGLGVLGKFKGEVRFPLLGANVRKSADGSEAFTPYVLQNVCGVTVGILGLVTPGVTTWERAENIPDLRFDDPLKTAKTYVPRMKAAGADIIVVAIHSGPDKQPTGSASVADSWLADYADPTKWNDRGNLPGENEAVQIAQDVPDVDVLLTGHTHQPIPKMLMHNKDGREVLLTQPNRWGSHLAEVQLKLNWNDAHWVVNSHDSKLLSVEAVAEDADVKRLSQAAHDTTLAYVNRKVGNTTAAFPGGFAGRYVDSPLADLINLVQEDAAHQAGHDVDVSLAALFTNDGALPAGDLTLRDAYSIYIYDNTLYVMEINGSILRRALEVNARYFATLDGNHLPAKPEDAKATTPTVPDFNWDLYSGIEYGYDLSRPTGSRLTHLRFHGKDVTDDQVFRIAINNYRAGGGGGYDMFREGSVLWTSADGVRDYIARYLEAHPNVSPVATNTCNFSLTPDLYGAYFAPTLGAAKCGAAP
- a CDS encoding asparagine synthase C-terminal domain-containing protein, with the protein product MQCLPVPPPAITRGVDTPRDEDTLADALRTLGEQAIQAQVGAGTRDVSLSGGVDSAALCAMAARHAPGRIRAWTMDVHFADTTERANAQLMARVAGVEQVDVPIPDACLPDLFEPAVRANPRVILNARAIASFAFYAEAKRLGVGPVMLSGAGADEVMLGNPRARANARAQVDEDRKLAARVLRHPAPEFALDSTTMPWDLGPWEANRSDEVRHAAWVLRELVLPPELCGARAHGLTVRTPYLDEAFARFTLALPASLLVRGDLGKWLFRHAVRTLVPDEVRLARKTPRYAQTALSSPMRQRWLELYREWLSPHRLEPLQVIDPVAVLALLDDYARLAPEDTRAAAVDRLLMRLVSLAMLHAHPEACRACPES
- a CDS encoding ROK family protein; protein product: MEVWNLPVLGHEFWELAGAVRVDATRRAGVPEPTLTARLVATVQAALELLVHQHAPDAVYLSGGLACLEGFNAELARATQALPCTVHVAEAPRFAPVHAGLAVLESLSARAPLSVDVGQTSIKCASPHVSWLVERSPATLPWLFIGMPRPKDGHHITAATRFIAGTMRTFIETNAEAPDALCLALPCPLDEALLPGGCTYGWEGHASLVSDILTQASLPASGGTVWVLNDAELAAESARRDARVKGRKVLCLTLGFGPGGALLERT
- a CDS encoding UBP-type zinc finger domain-containing protein; this translates as MAEMCEHILQAGDPEPRTEGCEECLKMGDTWVHLRRCLSCGHVGCCDSSKNKHATKHWRATQHPVVQSFEPGEDWLWCFEDQVFVDERPSADEARV
- a CDS encoding glycosyltransferase, which produces MSRILIATSPEKGHVNPMVGVAQWLRRLGHTVGWLCLPEPAPQLEHLGVELLHLPTARPAAPAIETGGEALAKLVQDEAALGAWIRGLLLDAVPALIPPVREVVRAFRPDVMALDGMQYAAVLAAHAEGIPWAGVSSALTLLEPELDLALLRNVRALAADRQALFARYGFDARFRTCECLSPSLNTIFATEDFVGSDARVPPATHLVGPSIPPEDRGDEVDFPWHRMGDKPVVYASFGSQISWQPELFRLIAEAAAPLGVTLVLTAGALAGTDFPSTLPGDVVAVPYVPQRQLLRRTSVFISHGGANSVMEAMTAGVPLLLLPVCNDQPVQAHFLEQAGAGRVLAPSRMTVHECRAALTQLMAPESSIRRKVSAISKVYGARDGAREAAERIAGLVE